A DNA window from Trichosurus vulpecula isolate mTriVul1 chromosome 2, mTriVul1.pri, whole genome shotgun sequence contains the following coding sequences:
- the LOC118836737 gene encoding 40S ribosomal protein S2-like — protein sequence MADDSGATGGAGGPGGPGVGGRGGFRSSFGSGGRGRGQGQGCGARGGKAEDKERVPVTKLGCLVKDMKIQSLKEIYLFPLLIKESEIIDFFPGSPLKDEVLKIMPVQKQTRAGQRTRFKAFVAIGDYNGHVGLGVKCSKEVATAIRGAIILAKLSIVPVRCSYWGNKIGKPHAVPCKVTGRCGSVLVCLIPAPRGTGIVSVPVPKKLPMMAGIDDCYTSARGCTATLGNF from the coding sequence ATGGCAGATGACTCTGGTGCTACAGGAGGTGCGGGAGGCCCTGGGGGCCCCGGAGTCGGAGGTCGGGGTGGCTTCCGCAGTAGCTTCGGCAGTGGGGGCCGAGGTCGAGGCCAAGGCCAGGGCTGCGGAGCCCGGGGAGGAAAGGCCGAAGACAAGGAGCGGGTTCCTGTCACTAAGCTAGGCTGCCTAGTCAAGGACATGAAGATCCAGTCTTTGAAAGAGATCTATCTTTTCCCGCTCCTTATCAAGGAGtctgagatcatagatttcttcCCGGGATCTCCATTGAAAGATGAGGTTCTGAAGATCATGCCTGTTCAGAAACAAACTAGAGCTGGACAACGTACTAGGTTCAAGGCTTTTGTGGCCATCGGTGACTACAATGGCCATGTTGGTCTGGGTGTCAAGTGCTCCAAGGAAGTGGCCACAGCTATTCGTGGTGCTATCATTCTGGCCAAGCTGTCCATTGTTCCTGTGAGATGCAGCTACTGGGGGAACAAGATTGGCAAGCCTCACGCAGTGCCCTGCAAGGTCACTGGGCGATGTGGATCGGTTCTGGTGTGCCTGATCCCCGCTCCTAGAGGTACTGGCATTGTCTCAGTTCCTGTGCCTAAGAAACTCCCGATGATGGCTGGAATTGATGACTGCTATACTTCTGCAAGAGGCTGTACTGCCACTCTGGGTAACTTTTAG